One window of Papaver somniferum cultivar HN1 chromosome 9, ASM357369v1, whole genome shotgun sequence genomic DNA carries:
- the LOC113309500 gene encoding putative F-box protein At1g53550 yields MEYFKSLPVEIALEILTGLPIESVLGCKLVSKTWRNLVLHPSFSKMHFHHHLLNPDSDSGKLSFLAMTRSEIGNNENFQYFEYNQDNESTPIESIRRINLISPFIDTRIVGSCNGLICLASGGTSLKVRPHCICNPITKEYVLLPEIRINCNISQYIVSMSGFGYVSSTNEYKVVGMFMLKKTHLLEVHIYTLGSGFGWRNIGNFDCHINNCSWQHRQGIFANGALCWLKLKNDISEIIAFDLSQEIFCENLLTPPSPPESYSLGNRIGVLDGVFFFAICSVIQGVVSYDVWLLKKKNGNHDMKDQGEEHQSFIWSREFEIYDIELLAITKSDGVLCLWDNYLNFYDLKAATSKWLVDLKKLVVQVLPHKNTLVSLKELGEEGTKTMESIEAMISH; encoded by the coding sequence ATGGAGTATTTCAAGTCTCTCCCTGTGGAAATCGCATTAGAGATTCTAACGGGTTTACCAATAGAATCAGTTCTGGGATGCAAATTAGTAAGCAAAACCTGGAGAAATCTTGTTCTTCACCCATCATTCTCAAAGATGCACTTCCATCATCATCTCTTAAATCCTGATTCTGATTCTGGTAAGCTAAGTTTTCTCGCTATGACTCGGTCTGAAATAGGAAATAATGAaaattttcagtattttgaatataATCAAGATAATGAGTCTACACCAATTGAAAGCATTAGAAGGATTAATTTAATATCCCCGTTTATCGATACTAGAATTGTTGGTTCATGTAATGGCTTGATCTGTCTTGCTTCTGGAGGCACATCTTTGAAAGTACGACCTCattgcatatgtaaccccatcACCAAAGAATATGTTTTGCTTCCAGAAATCAGGATAAATTGTAATATTAGTCAGTATATTGTCTCCATGAGCGGATTTGGTTATGTTTCTTCGACCAATGAGTACAAAGTTGTAGGAATGTTTATGTTGAAGAAGACCCATCTTCTCGAAGTCCACATTTATACTCTAGGCAGTGGGTTTGGATGGAGAAACATTGGAAACTTCGATTGTCATATCAACAATTGTTCTTGGCAACATAGACAAGGTATCTTTGCTAATGGAGCTCTTTGTTGGCTGAAGCTGAAAAACGATATATCCGAAATCATTGCCTTTGATTTGTCTCAGGAAATCTTTTGTGAAAATCTTTTGACACCTCCCTCGCCACCAGAGAGTTATTCTTTAGGTAACAGAATAGGGGTTTTGGATGGGGTTTTCTTTTTTGCTATTTGTTCAGTTATCCAAGGAGTCGTAAGTTATGACGTGTGGCTACTCAAAAAGAAGAATGGCAATCACGACATGAAAGATCAGGGAGAGGAACATCAGTCATTCATTTGGAGTCGAGAGTTTGAAATATATGATATCGAATTATTAGCCATTACAAAGAGTGATGGTGTTTTATGCCTCTGGGATAATTATCTCAACTTTTACGACCTAAAAGCCGCAACCTCTAAATGGCTTGTGGATTTGAAGAAACTGGTAGTTCAAGTATTGCCTCACAAGAATACCTTAGTTTCGTTGAAGGAATTAGGGGAAGAAGGTACAAAAACAATGGAGTCAATAGAAGCCATGATCAGCCATTGA